The Psychroflexus sp. ALD_RP9 region TAGGTTCACTAGCATAAGAAACTGAAGATACTACTTGGCCATCTTGATTGAATTCTAACAATTCTCTTAAAAATTGAACATTTTCAAATGTCACGTAAGTGTTTAACATGTTAGGAGTTATGCTCCCAAGTTCTACTGAAGTTGGTACAATTTCAGCAACTTCAGATGCTCTAATAATGTGCTCACCAAAGAATGACTGACCTATCTGGCCTATTTGTCCACCGTCATTGACACCTAATTCAGCAACACCAAATTCACCGCTTGCTATATCGCTTGGATTATCAACATCTTGTGCAGCTGACAGACCATCTAATTTAATGTATACTTTTTGACCAACTTCAAATAACGTAAATAAAGGCGCTTTATCTACTTGTACTGAAATACCAAAGGTTGGGTTTTCAGGCTTATCTTGTATCACTAGTTCTTTGTAGAAATTTCCACCAATGTCTGAAGATACAACATATCCAACAGCATAAGTACTCTGACCATCGTTTGACGCTTCGAAAGTTACAATATCAAAATCATTTTGCTCAAGTTGACCATATATGGTTGAGAGTTCTACAACATTGCCATCTAATTCAGGTTCTACTGCTGAAAAAGTAATATCAGCATAATCGTCTTCACCTACACAAGAAGTGAATAATGTGGCTGTTGCAATAAACAACAGGCTTAATACGTGGTTAAATTTTAGCGTTTTCATTATAATCAATTTATTTTTTAGAATCTTAAGTAAACATTTAAATAATAGGTTGTTCCATAACCCATAAAGTATCGGTTTCCAAATAATGCACCGTTTTCTCTAGACATATCTTCCAGTCTAGAATTATAATTTGAAGTCCGTGATTGCTCAAAGCCACCTGTTTTGTAGACTTCATCTAATACGTTATTAACTACAGCAAAGAAACCAAAGAAATAATCATCTATTCTCCAAGATTTTCCAGCTGTTAAGTTAACCAACATATAATCATCAAACTTTTCTTGTTTTAATAAGTCTCTCGCCACACCGGTATCATAATTTGTGATTGGTAATCCATCATAATCTAATGCAAAATTATCAGATCTTAAAATACCACTCGGACTAATATACGAATTTGAGAAGTGATTAACGGTTACTCCTAAATTCCAATAATCAGGATCTCGATATTCAAAGCCTAATTGGAATACACGTTCTGGACCACCAGGCACATGTAAATCTTTCATATCTGTTTTGCCATCACCAAATCTTAATTGTTGACCTGGAAAGTTTTGACTTGTAAGATATAGATCTGGATTATTCGTGTAAACGTAATTACCAAATGACCCAGCAGCTTTTAGTTTTAAGGTTGAATGCACTTGAGCTTCAAGACCAAACTCTAAACCATAGTGGCGGCGATCCATGCCTGTCATCACCTCTTGAACAAAAGCACTAAAATCAGTCTCTGGAATTGGATTGATAGAATTATTTGTTAAATCTTGTGTAAAATAAAAACCTACATTAGTTTCATCTTGAAAGCCTGCATAAAAACCTGTAACCCTCGCATTAAATAAAGGAGATTTAAAAATATAACTTAAATCTAAAGCTTGTGATTTAACTTCAGTTAAGCCGTCAACAACTTCATGCGTTTGGCGTGAATTACTGTAAGAGTTTCTAATATTAGGTGCATTTTGTTGGTAAGCCGCGTTAAAATCAATTAAGTGGCGACCCGTAATTTTATAAACAGCTCCTGTTTTTAATCCATAAGTCGTAAAATCAAGTTCTTCACCTGGCCCAAATGAATTATCAGCAAAGAATCCGTTACGATAGTTACCGATTCTTTGATAAGTTGTTTTACCGAATTTTGCACCCACATGAAAATCTATTGCTCTATACTGAAATTGTAATTGCGCGAAAGCATCATAAACTTCAGAATCAATCTCGAAATTATATTCATAGTCATCACCTTCTCGAACAAGACGATTTGGATTATTTAAATCACTCTGTGCTAAATCTTGAGCAGAACCGGTTACAAAAGAGCTTTCTTCTGCAAAGAAATCAACATCTAAAAACTGCTGCCCACCAAGTAGGTCTTCAACTTGTGCAAAATTATGACTATTTAAATTTCTGTAATTTAAACGACCGTTAAGTGTTATATTATCTGTCAGTTTTGCATTTACAATAGAGTTTAACATTAATTGATCATCCTCAACACGATCTGACTTAAGAATGTAAACAGAGTTATTGTTAGGGAAAATTCGGTTAGCATAAAAAGCTTCGCCCCAATCAAATTGACCATCATTTTCAAACTCATTTCTCAATCCATAAGCATTTTGGAAATCAGCTGCTGATGGGTTAGGAAATCGAAGTGCATAACTTGGCAGGTTTTGATAATAAATAGGATCAGGATTTCGAGCGCCTCCTTCAGGGAACGTAACTCCATTGTCAGGGTCGATATATGTTCCTCCATTATCAATACGAAGCCTTGAATTATAACCTGTTTGATAACCTAAATTAGTGTTTATTGAAACCTTGTCACTTACATCCCAATAGTGGTTAAGCATAAAAACAGGCTGTTCATTTCTATTTTCACGAGTTGCCCGTTTTTCACCGTTAAAGTAACCCCAATTTGGGTTGTAATCTACACCTCTTAAGTCTACTACTTCTTGAGTAACCGCTGTACTTGTTCCACGATGGTTTGGCGCATAAAAACCTGTAAAGTTTAAGCTATGCTTACTATTTAATTGCTTTTCTACAGCCAAGAAAAATGAGTTAGCATCATAAGAAGTCCCTTCTCTAAAGCCTTCTTCTCCAAAACGACGAGACATTAAGACTGAATAAGACCAACCGCCATTTAAAGCGCCAGAATTATAACTTCCCATCACTCGCCCTTGGTAGCTTCGGTTTGAAGATGCATAAGAAACTCGACCACCTTGACGCATCTTAGAAGCTCGCATAATAATATTGGTTGTACCACCAAGATCACCAAAGTTGTAATCACTAGCTTTTGTATTTCTAACAAATACACGATTTCGTTGAACATCGTTCAAGCCACCCCAAGTTCCCCAACTTGGTCGTCCCGTGGTTTGATTGTTCATTTCGATACCGTTTATTAAAACTTTACCGCTGGCATTATCAAATCCACGTGGATTAAAAAAGGCTGCACTAAAATCGAAAGCTGCCGCTCTTAAATAAGTATCTTGTGATGAAGCCAACAAACCAGAGATATTTGATGAAGAAACATCATCTCCGTTTAGTTCGTTGTCTGCAAGACTAATTGTACTAATTTGATAATTCTCTTTGGTTATGTCATAGTTTAAAAAGAGATCCCCTAAATCTAAAGTTTGACCTTCAGTAATTACAATAGGATACTTTTTAGTTTCATAATCTTCTTTCGAGATTTCTAAAACTTGCTCGCCTAGAGGCAAGCTTAAGCCTTCAAAAGTAAAGGCTCCAGAATTATTAGTTTTAACACTCAATTCTGTACCTTCAATGCTTATGATCGCATCTGGAATAGATTTTCCTGAAACATCTTCAAACAATCGCCCTTTAACGTTGGTTTGCTGTGCAAAAGACTGCAACGCTAAAAGGAATGTGAAAATGCTTAATAATTGTAGTTTACGCATTTTGTTAATTTAAATTAAATTGTCTTAATTTTAAGAAAACATTATTTCGGGCTGCAAATGTAGTTAAATATTGTTTATTGATTATTTTTGAAGCCTAAAAAAATCTAATTTTACAATATCTTAAAATTGAATCTATGCTTAAAAAGAGTTTACTCGTTGTAATTACAGTCGTACTAAGCATTAAAGTTTATGCGCAAAAAAAGGAGTATAAAGTTAACACTATCGCCTTTTATAATCTTGAAAATTTATTCGACACTATTAACGATGTCACTAAAAATGATGAGGCCAGCCCAATTATGGAAATGAGTGAAGGTGTACGCGCTAGCGTTTACGAAAAAAAACAAAAAAATATGGCTCGCGTTATCAGTAGAATTGGTTTTGATTTGGCTCAAAATGCGCCAGCAATTGTTGGTGTTTGCGAAGTAGAAAACTTTGATGTATTACAAGACTTGGTCAATCAACCCGCTTTAAAAAAGTATAATTACGGAATTATACATTATGACTCTCCTGATGAACGAGGAATTGACAATGCTCTTCTTTACCAAAAAGCCATTTTTAAACCAACCTTTAGCGACA contains the following coding sequences:
- a CDS encoding TonB-dependent receptor, which gives rise to MRKLQLLSIFTFLLALQSFAQQTNVKGRLFEDVSGKSIPDAIISIEGTELSVKTNNSGAFTFEGLSLPLGEQVLEISKEDYETKKYPIVITEGQTLDLGDLFLNYDITKENYQISTISLADNELNGDDVSSSNISGLLASSQDTYLRAAAFDFSAAFFNPRGFDNASGKVLINGIEMNNQTTGRPSWGTWGGLNDVQRNRVFVRNTKASDYNFGDLGGTTNIIMRASKMRQGGRVSYASSNRSYQGRVMGSYNSGALNGGWSYSVLMSRRFGEEGFREGTSYDANSFFLAVEKQLNSKHSLNFTGFYAPNHRGTSTAVTQEVVDLRGVDYNPNWGYFNGEKRATRENRNEQPVFMLNHYWDVSDKVSINTNLGYQTGYNSRLRIDNGGTYIDPDNGVTFPEGGARNPDPIYYQNLPSYALRFPNPSAADFQNAYGLRNEFENDGQFDWGEAFYANRIFPNNNSVYILKSDRVEDDQLMLNSIVNAKLTDNITLNGRLNYRNLNSHNFAQVEDLLGGQQFLDVDFFAEESSFVTGSAQDLAQSDLNNPNRLVREGDDYEYNFEIDSEVYDAFAQLQFQYRAIDFHVGAKFGKTTYQRIGNYRNGFFADNSFGPGEELDFTTYGLKTGAVYKITGRHLIDFNAAYQQNAPNIRNSYSNSRQTHEVVDGLTEVKSQALDLSYIFKSPLFNARVTGFYAGFQDETNVGFYFTQDLTNNSINPIPETDFSAFVQEVMTGMDRRHYGLEFGLEAQVHSTLKLKAAGSFGNYVYTNNPDLYLTSQNFPGQQLRFGDGKTDMKDLHVPGGPERVFQLGFEYRDPDYWNLGVTVNHFSNSYISPSGILRSDNFALDYDGLPITNYDTGVARDLLKQEKFDDYMLVNLTAGKSWRIDDYFFGFFAVVNNVLDEVYKTGGFEQSRTSNYNSRLEDMSRENGALFGNRYFMGYGTTYYLNVYLRF